A window of the Malaclemys terrapin pileata isolate rMalTer1 chromosome 6, rMalTer1.hap1, whole genome shotgun sequence genome harbors these coding sequences:
- the MBLAC2 gene encoding acyl-coenzyme A thioesterase MBLAC2, producing MSALEWFAHKPLGGGIYWIQERFYESGNRANIWLVRGSERDVVIDTGLGLRSLPDYLHSAGLLGPGAGPGEAEAAGGGRRPLLAVATHVHFDHAGGLHQFDEVAVHSAEAGALLRGDNYETVTWLSDSEVVRPPSPGWSARQFRVQPVQPTHILQEGDVINLGDRQLTVMHMPGHSRGSICLHDRDQKILFSGDVVYDGSMIDWLPYSKISDYVTSCERLIELVDRGLVEKVLPGHFNTFGAERLYRLASNYISKAGVCHKVSTCAMRSIASLALRVTNSRVTS from the exons ATGTCGGCGCTGGAGTGGTTCGCGCACAAGCCCCTGGGCGGCGGCATCTACTGGATCCAGGAGCGGTTCTACGAGTCCGGCAACCGAGCCAACATCTGGCTGGTGCGGGGCTCGGAGCGCGACGTGGTGATAGACACCGGCCTGGGGCTGCGCAGCCTGCCCGACTACCTCCActcggcagggctgctggggccgggcgccgggcccggggaggcggaggcggcgggcgggggcaggaggcCGCTGCTGGCCGTGGCCACCCATGTACACTTCGATCACGCGGGCGGGCTGCACCAGTTCGACGAGGTGGCGGTGCACAGCGCCGAGGCGGGCGCGCTGCTCCGCGGGGACAACTACGAGACTGTCACCTGGCTGTCGGATAGCGAGGTGGTGCGGCCGCCtagccccggctggagcgcccgGCAGTTCCGAGTGCAGCCCGTGCAGCCCACCCACATCCTACAGGAGG GGGACGTAATCAACCTTGGTGACCGACAACTGACTGTCATGCATATGCCTGGTCATTCAAGAGGAAGTATTTGCTTACACGACAGAGATCAGAAGATATTGTTCAGCGGAGATGTTGTTTATGATGGATCGATGATTGACTGGCTTCCCTACAGCAAGATAAGTGATTATGTCACAAGTTGTGAGCGTCTTATAGAATTAGTGGACAGAGGTCTTGTGGAGAAGGTGCTTCCAGGGCATTTTAACACCTTTGGAGCTGAAAGGCTATATCGTTTAGCTTCCAACTACATTTCAAAAGCTGGAGTTTGTCACAAAGTTTCTACCTGTGCCATGAGGTCCATTGCAAGTTTAGCTCTTCGTGTGACAAATTCTAGAGTCACCTCTTAG